The genomic DNA CAACGGTTTTGTAACAGGTTACTAATGAAAAGTTGCCAACCAAATTTTCTGTTGGCAAAGCCAAAAGTTATAACGGAATTACTAATCAATTGCCAACAGATAAAAACTACAAAATagtaacataaaaataataatttactAAGGGATTACTAAAGCACATTGCACTGTATTAAAAAAAGGGAAAAGATATTAAAATTGAATATGTTCTTTATTTCGCGCAACTAAAGATGGGATGTGTAccatataaataaaataattttctacTCAATGTGCACACCCATTTATAGGGATTATAGTCATATGTTTATTTATTGGGATGGTCCTTAGGATtgtaatatatttttttaaaattttcaattctATGTTTGTTTCACATGCGATTACAATGGAGGATTATAATCCCTTTAAAATGACTTGTAAGAGCGGATTAAACAATAACTCCTCCTTACCAAGTATTGTAGGGATTATAGTCTTATTCTCTATTCCAACAAAACAAACATGAACAAACATGACATAGAATATTTAAATGATTATAATCCTTGGATAACCCTTCTCTAATTTTTTACAAAATAAAAATGGAATTgaaaatttttaaatgattataaTCATATCCTCTACTTAATAACATAAAACAAAAATGGCCCAAAAGTTTAAAGCTTTTTTATATTCTTCGTATCTTTAGACTGACAACATATCAATTATGTCACAATTCATACAATTATACACCTCAATAAGAGAAGTAAAGTATGCTATAATTAACTTCTGTCGACTTGCAACATTTTTTCAACGCGTCAATTGAACTATTTCTGCATATTGCTTAGTTCAAGTTTAATGGTGTAATTCAATACCTTAGATCCAAATTTAATTATGACAGCTCAAAAATAGTTATTTAATATAAATTGACAAATATATGAGTATTACCGGTTCACATATTTCAACACTAAATCCAAGCTCTAGAAGACGATCTATTTCGTCAAGGATTAACACGACAAGTTCATCTAGTTTTTGTGCACAATATGATATATTATTTTAAACTCCTtacaaaaatataattttgtaactatatataattaaattttatatataaattaaCCAATCTTAACAACATTTATTTGTTGAAAAAATATAGGGAAAATGAATTTTTACGTCACCCAACTTATTTTGTATTTAGAAACTTATCACtcaactataatttttttttgttttgctcACTAATGTTAGGTTAGGATTATTTTTAGTCACTAACTTTAGGTTCGAATTTAATAATTAGTATTCTGTCAATTTTCTATACTATTAGTAAAATATAGTGATAACGTGTATAAAAAGTGTCATATGTGTCTTATAAGAAAGTTTATATGTGTCTAAGTTTGCTAGATGCATATGGATGAGTGGTATAAGGTCTGAAAAATATACGTATGTTATAGCAATAATGCATATTGTTTTAAATATCGGGTTAGAACAGACATTGTAAATAGACGTATAAAATCAGTTCATATACGTCTATTACTTTTTAGGTGGGGTACTAAACTTAAAATCAAAATTATTAGGAAGAGGTATCGCAAAACGTactaaaattattgggaaataaaaaattaaaaaattcaataAAATCAAATTAGCAAACCGATCATAaagtatttataaaaaaattaaaaaaatacgTATCAATATTTTAACAAACGACGTTTTCAAAAATCCAATGAAATCACCAATCACAACTCTTTCATGCAACTTTTACCGGCCGAAAATAAAAACTATAAAACCATTCATTCTAATAGAATTGTgaaacaagtatatatataaacacaaaaatacaatttttaactatatataattaaattttatatagAAATTAACCAATCTTAACatcatttatttgttaaaaaaatatattaaaagtTACAAATTTCTTTACTTTTAATTGAAAAATGGATAAAAGAAATGGTAAAACTGTCAATAAATTTGAAAAAAGGTTGTATGTTTGGAAACTCATGTATTGAAAACCTGACCTTTGGACTTGAGTTTTTCTTGATGTACTTATTATGGTAAATAAAATGTTTCACtaaatgaaaataaataaatatttaaattgtTTAACTTAAACACTGTCAAATATACTATCTCCATCTAATATTTTGATAAATGCTAGTTTTATGATCACAGTCGATTTAAATATTTGAGACTATTTTTTCTTTTGAGAAGTAAAATTCCATTAATCTAGGGAAGAATCCCTTACTACATACTCTAACACACAGGgaggaattaaaatgaatttatttttctaaaataaattCATTATCGTTCAGCTAAGTGATGAGCTATATTATTTGTTTAGCAACTCTCCATTATCGTTGCTTCTCATTCGATACTCTTAGTTTTCCTAGCTATAAAATCACCTCTGTCATTTCAGAGTACCTGACATACCTTAAACGAGGAGCTTCTTTATTGAATTGAGGCGTCCACATTAATCTTCTTCCAGCCCGTGTCTAGGGATTACCTTTTGATATGATCTCGTTGAATTTTACCTTTGCCAGCATGAGTGGATTTATGTTCTGCCTCTTTCTATTATGAAACTATCTTAGAACCAATATCCAATACTAACTTCGGTGTCATCTCCTTACCTTCCCATACTCTTGTGATTCTATCAAACCATATGCCCGAAAGAGTATTCGTTTAAATTACCAGCTTTGATTTATTTTCACTAGTTAGCCTTTTTAGCACCCAGCTCGACACATATTCCACCTCAGTTTATATTGCTTTTTTTTAAGAAAGGAAAAATGTTCTGAACGCCCTCTTTATTTAAAACTACTAAAATGAAATAAATTTAGCATACTCAAAATGTTATTGTCTTGCGAAACTGCAATACATGGATGTAGAATCAAGAACATACATAAGTGCACTTGCACAATGGTATATGAGATTAAGTGATTAGAGAAAATATTCCCAGATACCTCCTTAAGCAATTTTCACCCCGAAAAGCATGACACAATTCTCAGGTGCTTTCCTGGAATCAGTTCTGTTCAAGTCATGGTCAGCCTCGATATCCATCTCGAGCCTGGTACCTGCATTTCCACTGTGATTCTGTTCAAGACCAAAGTTCTGCACCCCTTCCTTAGAATGCGATTTTTCGCCATCAGCAACGACATATTTTCCCCTGTTGGCTTCCTCAACTTGTACTCTATTAGCATTATATTCCACATTAATAGCAAAAGAACTGTGAACAACTGACCCTGTCTCAAAATGTATACACTTGAAGAAAATAACTTTGTCCGCTGATCTCAGATCCTTTGCTTGCACAAAATCTTTCCAGCCACTAGATAAGACATGACTGTTACTTCCCTTACAGACACCATAGCGAAAATTCCACAGTGTCATCGACTGGTCATAGAAAGCTAGCTCATGGGAATCGCATGGGAAGCAACTAGCATAAATTTTCGGAATCACAATTCTGGAGAGCCTACCTACGTCGCTAGGAGTAAGTACCTTTTCAAATAGACGGGTACGTGTACAATCTTGTTGCCTCTGTGCCTCGAAAATATTGACAGACCTGCAAGAAAGGCTATCAGCAATGCAGACTTGTTTCTGAAAATTTGGTTCTTGTGCAATGTTTTCTGTCTTTAGCAAGTTTTTATCGAGGCTATCAATCAAAAGTTTGGCGGTTGTGCTTTCATATGCCATGTCAGCTTCCTCCTCTGTCTTGAAAATCCCTATGCAAATCCAGTTATGATTTACATAAACATGTGCTGCCTATCAATCAAAAGTTTGGCGGTTGTGCTTTCATATGCCATGTCAGCTTCCTCCTCTGTCTTGAAAATCCCTATGCAAATCCAGTTATGATTTACATAAACATGTGCTGCCCAGTTTCCATTCATTAGAGCAACGACTCCCTTAAAACTCGAGCTATGAATAGTTTTATCATGCCTTGCACGCTTGGTACATGATTGATTATGACTCAATCTGTTCGAACCTGAAGCTTTGCGGAACATATGTGCTGTGACATTCAAGAGATTCTCCATCGTTTACTGCAATCACAGGAAAGTTAGTAAATGAAACAAGTAAATTCATTTCATTCTTAAACTATCGAAACCTGCAGAGAAAATGATATGCAGCTAGTAACTCATATTTAAAGTCCAAACTCtaagctggaaaggaaaaagatTTGAAGAAAACACATCCATACTTATGATTACTAATAAAACATagaatataatgtattttttaaCATATGAATAAAAAGAGATCTCATTTATGGATTTATTAGCTCAACTAAAAAACTACTTTTGGAACTACATTTTCTGCATTCTACTACAGAAGTTTCCCAACTCTCTTATCACAGTCAGGGAGGGGAGGATGTAGTATGTGGCTACCTAGGATATTTGTCACCTTAAATAATATTTTACTATTTTTTGTTATTAAATTTTTTGGATATATATGAAAATGTACCcagaaaatataaaaatataaggGTATATTCAAAAAATATGATGGATATCTTCCTGAAATTTAATTCCTGGATCGGGCACTCGTTACATCTGAGCAAATATGCCGTTTTTCATACATCACACATTCATCAAATGTCTAAAAATTCCCAATAAAATGATCACCAACCATTCCAGGAATAAATGTAAAAACTACCCATGGTAGACAAAAATATGCTTTAATCCATTTAAGAAATGTCTCCTATTACACAATTACTATAATTTTGACTACACATTACACGTTTGATTTAAAGTAAAACCTTCAAATAACTGGAAGAACACATGACAAACAAAACCTTACAAAAACTCAATAATAACATCAAATTGGTTCACACATATATATTTAAGACTTAATAAAATCTATAAACATGGCATATAACTATCGTGTAAGAGCTAAATCATGATTGGAATAATGCCAATAAAACTTACAGAAATAGGTGTTAAATTCTTCTCAATTTGCTGAGCTCAAAGACAGATCTCTTAGAGGGGCTGGTGCCTATAGCTAATAGCTATGTACTGTGTATTTATATAAAGACACGTTAAATAGTTCAAAATTTTCTTGGGTTATCGAAGTTTTTCGCgctaaaataaaaatttaatttttcgAGTGCAACATACGTTAATTTAACgtttgaattaaaacataaatatgaCACAAAATGATAGCACCAAAGAATCCACTACCAAAGAAAGGAATTTAATTGTTttcaaaaaggaaaaaaaagaattTAAATGAGATTTTGAATACTTTGTGATTAAATCATTGAAGTCCGATTTTTTAAACTAATCAGCAATACTTTCTGTATTAAAGCATgattacaaaaatatttttttatatttcatCCTTATTCTTTAAGATATGTGTCTAAATCCAAACACGAGGAAGATACCCATTAAATAAtaatgttctctaataaaatctCTTCCTACAAACTAAAAAGGTTATGATAAATACAAAGTAACATGTACTCACACATAAAACAACTCTATTATTCTAATCTCACGTTTATGGGGTatatttcaaaatattaaaaaatgtaGTAGCAAATGCATCAAAATCTACCACTTTTTCAAATGAAAATAAATCCACGAACTTTTGATACCTTCATATTTTGATggatttttaaacttttaaattgaatacactcagattttgaaaaaaattgtCCAATCCATATTGAAAATTATCAGATATTAAAagattttctaaaatccaaattaaatatCTTTCGAATTCATGAATCAAAAAAAGTCATAAAGGACTTCTTTCAAATTTTAATCCCAAATGTATTAAGCCTTCAAACTTATTACAAAAATcgtaaaattttaaaaaataatatcttgTGATCCAAaattttatcagttaatataaataaatttgtttttatagtatggaatattggacACATGTAAGCAGTGAGGGTTCATTGAACTTACGCTCCCTTAGACCATCTCCAACGCAGGCCCAACTCCTGCGTTGGAAACCGTGAAATGGATCTGTTTTATTAATTCAGCCTTGGAGTATTAGACAAAAGTTGTCCAGGGTCACCAAGTCGAGCTCGACCAACTTCTATGAGTTTTGTccttatataatattttatatctttGAACTGTTTATTCCGGTAAATGACTCCCTCGATACCTAATATAATATAGTTACATGGGCCCTCATATTAACAGTCTCTATTGAAGCTACTCAGCCAAGTTCCGGTTCTTCTTAGCTAGCATGTGAGGGGGACCGGGAATAAACAAAAGTCGGGCTCTTGCATGGCTGATGCTCTTAAGGCCAAATGGCAAACCACGGCCCACCTTGGCTAATATCCATTTCAAAATTTTAGATAAAAACGCTCTTCATTCAACCCTAAAACATAGTAGAAGGCTTAAAGGCCAAAGCTTAGCATTATAATGAGATAAAAACACATTGCAAAACTCGAATCAAAATCAAACCCCCCCTTTTACAAACAAAAATTCAAACCAAcatcaaaacaaaatcaaaaaaTAGCACATAATTTTGTGCACAATACTTAAGATCACACACTAAGAAATTATGTTTTCTTAGATATAAATAagagatgttgatgcaaaaaTATTCTTAAACACTTAAATGCAAAGAGTATATAGATAGAGGATTGAAAGTGATGAAGATCAATGCCACTACACCAGAAACTGAATCAGACAACACTTCTTACACAATGGTTGATCAAAAAACTGTTGTCCCAAATCAGCAGACAACGGTGAACGATTCTTTGACTGAAAAGCATTGTGCGACTTCCCTTCACA from Apium graveolens cultivar Ventura chromosome 5, ASM990537v1, whole genome shotgun sequence includes the following:
- the LOC141661276 gene encoding AP2/ERF and B3 domain-containing transcription factor At1g51120-like → MENLLNVTAHMFRKASGSNRLSHNQSCTKRARHDKTIHSSSFKGVVALMNGNWAAHVYAAHVYVNHNWICIGIFKTEEEADMAYESTTAKLLIDSLDKNLLKTENIAQEPNFQKQVCIADSLSCRSVNIFEAQRQQDCTRTRLFEKVLTPSDVGRLSRIVIPKIYASCFPCDSHELAFYDQSMTLWNFRYGVCKGSNSHVLSSGWKDFVQAKDLRSADKVIFFKCIHFETGSVVHSSFAINVEYNANRVQVEEANRGKYVVADGEKSHSKEGVQNFGLEQNHSGNAGTRLEMDIEADHDLNRTDSRKAPENCVMLFGVKIA